In a single window of the Streptomyces sp. HUAS ZL42 genome:
- the pepN gene encoding aminopeptidase N yields MSVLTRDEAQTRAQLLDVHRYTIELDLTTGDETFDSRTVIRFTTRADSDNTDTFVEIKPAELHSVTLDGQPLDPDSLDANRLPLKNLSAGEHELRIHAAMHYSRTGEGMHRFTDPTDGETYVYTQLAMDDCKRVFPAFDQPDLKAVFDLSVKAPEGWTVLANGITEHLGDGRWQAAPTPLISTYLVAVAAGPWHSVHTEHRGLPFGIHCRRSLAPHLDADADELFDVTRACFDRYHEKFEEPYPFDSYDQAFVPEFNFGAMENPGLVTFRDEFVYRSAVTDTERQTRAMVVAHEMAHMWFGDLVTLKWWDDIWLNESFAEYMGYQTLVEATRFTDTWTDFGVVRKAWGYDADQRPSTHPVAPEAVDDTAAALLNFDGISYAKGASALRQLVAWLGDKDFLAGINTHFARHRFANATLADFIDSLAEATERDVHAWADAWLRTTGVDTLTPRVDSGDNGTYTLTVDRTGSRPHRIAVGLYDLDLADEGHLTLRERLGIDVPQTAPQPIGKRPALLLLNDGDLTYAKVRFDEASFHAVREGLAGLPEPLTRAVVWNALRDAVRDGELPASAYLDAARAHLPHETDLAVVQGVLAFAAAQVADRYLTPEERPAALSTLSALCRDLIRRTEDGDNPGLRLIAVRHFIDVAAHPDTIAAWLADGTVPGGPELDPDLRWRVLGRLAVLGATDEAAIAAELERDPSATGREGAARCRAALPDADAKRAAWEAMFSGDDLSNYLFTATAQGFWQPEQTDLVREYVPRYYEDAVALAARRGPAIAEAAGRWAFPAYAVDAENLRLGEECLRDADPIPALRRKLADQLDDLGRALRVREA; encoded by the coding sequence ATGTCCGTACTGACGCGCGACGAAGCGCAGACACGTGCCCAGCTCCTCGACGTCCACCGGTACACGATCGAGCTCGACCTGACCACCGGCGACGAGACCTTCGACTCCCGCACCGTCATCCGGTTCACCACCCGCGCGGACAGTGACAACACGGACACGTTCGTCGAGATCAAGCCGGCCGAGCTGCACTCCGTCACCCTCGACGGACAGCCCCTCGACCCGGACTCCCTCGACGCGAACAGGCTCCCCCTGAAGAACCTCAGCGCCGGCGAGCACGAACTGCGCATCCACGCCGCGATGCACTACTCCCGGACCGGCGAGGGCATGCACCGCTTCACCGACCCCACCGACGGCGAGACCTACGTCTACACCCAGCTGGCCATGGACGACTGCAAGCGCGTCTTCCCGGCCTTCGACCAGCCCGACCTCAAGGCCGTCTTCGACCTCTCGGTGAAGGCACCCGAAGGCTGGACCGTCCTCGCCAACGGCATCACCGAACACCTCGGCGACGGCCGCTGGCAGGCCGCACCCACCCCCCTGATCTCCACCTACCTCGTCGCCGTCGCCGCCGGCCCCTGGCACTCCGTGCACACCGAACACCGCGGCCTGCCCTTCGGCATCCACTGCCGCCGCTCCCTCGCACCCCACCTCGACGCCGACGCCGACGAACTCTTCGACGTCACCCGCGCCTGCTTCGACCGCTACCACGAGAAGTTCGAGGAGCCCTACCCCTTCGACTCCTACGACCAGGCATTCGTCCCCGAGTTCAACTTCGGCGCGATGGAGAACCCCGGCCTCGTCACCTTCCGCGACGAGTTCGTCTACCGCTCCGCCGTCACCGACACCGAACGCCAGACCCGCGCCATGGTCGTCGCCCACGAGATGGCCCACATGTGGTTCGGCGACCTCGTCACCCTCAAGTGGTGGGACGACATCTGGCTGAACGAGTCCTTCGCCGAGTACATGGGCTACCAGACCCTCGTCGAAGCCACCCGCTTCACGGACACCTGGACCGACTTCGGCGTCGTCCGCAAGGCCTGGGGCTACGACGCCGACCAGCGCCCCTCCACCCACCCCGTCGCCCCCGAAGCAGTCGACGACACCGCCGCCGCCCTACTCAACTTCGACGGCATCTCCTACGCCAAGGGCGCCTCCGCGCTGCGCCAGCTGGTCGCCTGGCTCGGCGACAAGGACTTCCTCGCCGGCATCAACACCCACTTCGCCCGCCACCGCTTCGCTAACGCCACCCTCGCCGACTTCATCGACTCCCTCGCGGAGGCCACCGAACGCGACGTGCACGCCTGGGCCGACGCCTGGCTGCGCACCACCGGCGTCGACACCCTCACCCCCCGCGTCGACTCCGGCGACAACGGCACGTACACCCTCACCGTCGACCGCACCGGCAGCCGCCCGCACCGCATCGCCGTCGGCCTGTACGACCTGGACCTCGCCGACGAGGGGCACCTCACCCTGCGCGAACGCCTCGGCATCGACGTCCCGCAGACCGCCCCGCAGCCCATCGGCAAGCGCCCCGCGCTGCTGCTGCTCAACGACGGCGACCTGACCTACGCCAAGGTCCGCTTCGACGAGGCCTCCTTCCACGCCGTGCGCGAAGGCCTCGCCGGCCTGCCCGAACCCCTCACCCGCGCGGTCGTGTGGAACGCCCTCAGGGACGCCGTCCGCGACGGCGAACTCCCGGCCTCCGCCTACCTCGACGCCGCCCGCGCCCACCTCCCCCACGAGACCGACCTCGCCGTCGTCCAAGGCGTCCTCGCCTTCGCCGCCGCCCAGGTCGCCGACCGCTACCTCACCCCCGAGGAACGCCCGGCAGCCCTGTCCACCCTCTCCGCCCTCTGCCGCGACCTCATCCGCCGCACCGAGGACGGCGACAACCCCGGCCTGCGCCTGATCGCCGTACGCCACTTCATCGACGTCGCCGCCCACCCCGACACCATCGCCGCCTGGCTCGCCGACGGCACCGTGCCCGGCGGCCCCGAACTCGACCCCGACCTGCGCTGGCGCGTCCTGGGCCGCCTCGCCGTCCTCGGCGCCACCGACGAGGCCGCCATCGCCGCGGAACTGGAGCGCGACCCGAGCGCCACCGGCCGGGAGGGCGCCGCCCGCTGCCGGGCCGCCCTGCCCGACGCGGACGCCAAGCGGGCGGCCTGGGAGGCGATGTTCTCGGGCGACGACCTCTCCAACTACCTGTTCACCGCCACCGCCCAGGGCTTCTGGCAGCCCGAACAGACCGACCTCGTACGGGAGTACGTGCCGCGCTACTACGAGGACGCCGTCGCCCTCGCCGCCCGGCGGGGGCCGGCCATCGCGGAGGCGGCCGGACGCTGGGCGTTTCCCGCCTACGCCGTCGACGCGGAGAACCTCCGGTTGGGCGAGGAGTGCCTGCGCGACGCCGACCCCATCCCGGCACTGCGCCGCAAGCTGGCCGACCAACTCGACGACCTGGGGAGGGCGCTGCGGGTCAGGGAGGCGTAG
- a CDS encoding two-component system response regulator has translation MPSDAKILIVDDHQDTLYALESALAPLGYRLGRATSGDEALKQVLRGRVGLLLLDVRMPGVSGLDVVRYMRRVEQTQHIPVVLLTGFGPDHELTSAAFGLGVADLVMKPVDPWALRTKVRYLFDAHQRHTALEQEVRELRALVKGDIGAHTPRRVRPHPEARVPGPR, from the coding sequence ATGCCGTCGGATGCCAAGATCCTCATCGTCGACGACCACCAGGACACGCTGTACGCGCTCGAAAGCGCTCTGGCCCCGCTCGGCTACCGGCTCGGCCGTGCCACCAGCGGCGACGAGGCGCTCAAGCAGGTGCTGCGCGGCCGCGTCGGCCTGCTTCTGCTCGACGTGCGCATGCCCGGCGTGAGCGGACTGGACGTCGTGCGCTACATGCGCCGCGTGGAACAGACCCAGCACATACCCGTCGTCCTGCTCACCGGCTTCGGCCCCGACCACGAACTGACCTCCGCCGCCTTCGGACTCGGCGTCGCCGACCTCGTGATGAAACCCGTCGATCCCTGGGCGCTGCGCACCAAGGTCCGCTACCTCTTCGACGCCCACCAGCGCCATACGGCGCTGGAACAAGAGGTGCGGGAACTGCGAGCCCTCGTCAAGGGCGACATCGGGGCACACACCCCGCGCCGCGTCCGCCCACACCCGGAAGCGCGGGTTCCGGGACCGCGCTAG
- a CDS encoding chorismate mutase — MTTRNTGTGDVDPAVREELARLRDSIDNIDAAVVHMLAERFKATQQVGHLKAAHQLPPADPDREARQIARLRALAESAKLDPAFAEKFLNFIIAEVIRHHERIADDAINGTARPTN; from the coding sequence ATGACCACCCGCAACACCGGTACCGGTGACGTCGACCCCGCCGTCCGCGAGGAACTCGCCCGGCTGCGCGACAGCATCGACAACATCGACGCCGCCGTCGTCCACATGCTCGCCGAACGCTTCAAGGCCACCCAGCAGGTCGGCCACCTCAAGGCCGCCCACCAGCTGCCGCCCGCCGACCCCGACCGCGAGGCCCGCCAGATCGCCCGGCTGCGCGCACTCGCCGAGAGCGCCAAGCTCGACCCCGCGTTCGCTGAGAAATTCCTGAATTTCATCATCGCCGAAGTGATCAGGCACCACGAGCGCATCGCCGACGACGCGATCAACGGCACCGCACGCCCCACGAACTGA